The genomic DNA ttCCTTTATCTCACTTCTTAGTTAGAAGTAcagttttttaattgatttattgattttagttataaattataagttttaGAACCAATATACATTATGAAGTAATACTAACTGCACCTATAGATATTTCTACGTCTAGGTGTAGAATAGGTAGCAATGAACTAGTATAGAATATTGTAACACTTTTGTCTGTAACTATTTCAGTAATATATTCTATTGAACTTTATTCTATTCTGTGCCTATAAAATTTGATGAAAGGGCAGGTATTACCTGtgtcttttaattttctcttttctATTCATAGAGTTCAAATATTATTGTCTCGGCAGCATAATTTTTGTTGTAAGGACTTGCAAAAGTTGAAATACTATCCACTGCCACTTATTAGGACCAACTTTTACTGGCACTTTactatatatatacatattatatattatatatacatttacTATATATATACTACTACACTACACTATATATTTCTCTGATAAATCTGAAAAGCTTTTACTAAAGATTCATCTTGTAAGTGTAAAGCACTTAATAGAATATAGTGTATAAATCTTGAACTGAAGCAGCcttgtatatatatttgaacTTTTATTCCATGTAAAATGTGGCATTTTGTTCAATATTCCAGTAGGTATTTctagaaaaaaacttacttagtGAAtctaataattagattttgagaATGGTTagatttcataattttataaaggaaaaaattctTCTATCTTTAAAGGGATTAGTGCCAGAGCAAACCCAAACTTTGGGTACCGTAGTTTACCCTAACTTTATTTCTGAAGCGCAACTATGGTCCAAAGACcacgtaaaattaaaaaaatcacgtgTATGTTATCCCCACTTAAACGAACGAAAAATGCAGCTACGCACAAAGACAACTATTGAAACCGCCTAGAGATGTTGTTTCAGTTGCCGTCCGCATGGTCCCAGACGCAGAGCGATAACAAGATCAAACGACTCAGTTAAGTGTGATTTTCATAACCTGCGAACTTTGTGCTGTCCATCCCTTATGGTAAAGATTTTCCTTATACTTtttcctgtatatttatttatatatttctgcTTAATAAAGATGTTTGAAATTGAtataaccttaattttttttttaaacaacaatgACCACTGGACCATTGTTGGAAACTTGTGGACCATTGTTGGGATACAGTTTCTTAAAGATTAATATTAACCTATTATAGGTGCCACTGGTGACTATTGTTATatgccaaaaaataaaacattgcattttttagcttttaaaaaaacaaattattgcatttttattctttttcagATGCCTAGATCAAAATTGGAACGTAGAAAAGTAGGGGCGAGGCCCTATATCCCCTATTCTGAAAAGGTTTTGAAGTAGTGCATTGGAgatataaaaaatggaaaaatgtctCAAAGAAAAGCTTCAGAGACCTATAATATTCCGCGCAGCACTATTATTTCAAaactaaaagcaataaaaaataactttataaacCCACCAGGACGGAAATGCGTTTTTACTAAGGAAGAAGAACAGTATTTTGTTCAACACTGTATTGTGATGTGTGAGTGTGGCTTTCCCGTGACTCCATTTGATTTAAGATGTATTATTAAGATGTATTTGGATAGTACCGGGCGCAATGAATCAaggtttcaaaataattttccggAAAAACGTTGGATGGAAGGCTTTTTACTGCGGAGAAAAGGGGATTTGTCGAAGAGGCTTTGTAGTAACATTAAGAGATGCCGAGCTGCTGTCGATGATCAAAttacaaacaaatattttgaccATTTAGAAGCCGAAGTTCAAGGGGTTCCTCCAACAGCGATATTTAACTACGACGAAACTAATCTGGTAGATGATCCTggcaaaaaaactgttttaagtaAGCGAGACTGCAAATATCcggaacaaattaaaaattccactaAAGCGGCAGTTTCTATTATGATGTGTGGCAATGCTGCAGGTGAATTATGTCCTCCATATGTTAACTATAAGGCCGAAAAAATGTGGGATACGTGGACCGAAGGTGGACCTGCAGGAACCAGATATAATAGAAGTAAAAGTGGATGGTTTGATGGATCTAGCTTTGAGGACTGGTTTATGTCAATTCTACTTCCCAAGATAAAGCGCAGTAGATTTGAAAAATCTGTCATGATCGGAGATAATTTAAGCTCACATATAAGTCCCAAGGCTATTAAATTATGCGAGGAACATAACATTGCCTTTATAGCATTGCCACCAAACTCGACTCACTTAACTCAGCCGCTGGATATTTCTTTTTTAcgaccttttaaaattaattggcgAAAAGTGTTGGATGAGTGGAAAAGCTCTTCTGCTGGAAGAAGACATCCTACAGTCCCTAAAGACGTTTTTCCATCCCTTTTAAACGAATTGTTTGGGAGAACAAAAGAAAATGCTGCAACCAATTTACAGTCCGGTTTTAGAAAAGCAGGGATATATCCTTTCACTCGGGATCAGGTTTTAGCTAGACTTCCCAGCAGCAACAGGGTTAATGAGTCTTCTGATTATGATTTGATCAATAAATCGTTTACAGCTTTTCTTGAAAATGTCAGAAAATCAGAAACTGTTCCCCGGATTAtcaggaaaaagaaaaaattaaatgttgagCCAGGCAAAAGTATAGGACCAGATGATATCAACGAGTCTAGTActtctggaataaaaaaaaagaaaaaaagtaagcaACTTAATTAATTTGCATTGAGTGATTCAGAGGAAGAAAGTTTAGGAGAAATTTCTTTAGGCTCCGATACTCTATCAGAGACTTTTTTAGTGATATGCCACCAACCTTCGTTGATAAACCTTCGTCACAAAATAATCAATCTAGTACAATATCTGAaggcgatttttttttaacaaaatcattTTCTGGGTGTGGTcgagaaaacaacaaaaaatggGTACATGGTCAGCTGCATGGAACAAATTGGGAATCTATGGAAGTGGCCAATACAAAAGGATGTCCTAAAATACTCTAAAGAAgatattgtaaagaaaatagaaagtccaaaattattttctaagagTAGACAACTGTATTTAGTTGCAGAATTGCAAAAAGATTAGGCTAGCTAgaacactttaatttttttggttaatttaaAAACGCATCTTGTGTGTTTTGTTACAGATAAATCTTGCGTTCTCTACTAATTTTGATTGTAAAATGTTTAacctaaaaatttgattttacttttacataTGAGGAGTTATAAGTTTTCCTTTTTGGTAATTGAAGTGCTTGGATACGATTGATTGGATATTGAAAAGTATGTTAATTTACCctaaaataccatttttttttcataaatttcgaCTTTAAAATctgagttttatttttcattatcgATTTTCTGAACCATAGTTGTGGTTCAGTATACCAACTTTGGTCCAATGCATCATTTAGATGATATAATCATTCTGGACCATAGTTGGGTAACTACGAGCCCAACATTGTAccgcttattttttatttatttagctttataTATAAGGTCTatctataatttgtttaaaaaagctaataagGTCACCTAACAGGAATATAtcttaaaacaaacatttagTCTATAGGGCTTTGTACACTTGTAAAGCAAGAGAAAATCTAAAAAGTGGACTATTGTTATGGAAAATGACGGTAGCCAATGTATAATTCTACTATGTAACATCAAATTTGATTAATTGGAGATTTGTTGAATTGCAATTTCATATTTAAGCAATTTTCTTAGCGTTAAAtcaaattaccaaaaaaatcaattggccTTAAATTAAACTACAATAGATCTGGTGCCGAAACTTTggactaaatttaaattataataaaagaatttgtttttataagatttttgtgCATTTTATATACTTCAGATTATTCAAAATAgttaagttgtttaattttaaaaaatgagaattCTGTTTACAAGGATTCACTAGGTTTAAAgtaccttttaataaaaaactgcttttttaaACCGCTAtagcttttttaaaaagatattttgagttcttatttaatagaaatgcatatttacatttatgttttattggTGCATTTTTTGTATAATGCTATCCATGTATGCACTCGATGTTAGACTGTTTGTAATGATAAGTCCAAAATTTGTATTGTGTACATTTTTGATActgagttatttatttttatttattataaaatttacttcttTTATAACCATATAAATTGTCTTGTCAATATTTAAGCTTAGTTTATTATAACACTAAAACTAAAGAATATTATGACTGGCTATAATACTTCTTTAACTCCACTATTCACGGATTCTTTAACATCTGCCTTAGTAACTCTAGAAAAGACTAGCACAGTGTTATCACAAGATTTAAAGTGTTTGCCCTAAAAGTTTAAGATTCTGAAAATGTAAGAAACATTTCAGAGATGGCAACACCTGGGCAATTCATATCCACACTAGCTTCCTTACATATCTTCCCACTGATATGAGTTTGCTGTGATCTTTTTTCAGTGTAGAGTATATTCGTAAGAGGTAATGACACCTCGAAATCCCATTTTCTTAACACACAACTTCAGGCCTTCAACATAACGTCAATCAATTGTGGTGAGTGTTCCGTTGTGTATGTTGGTCAGTCTGGTAGGAGGATTTCCACTAGGGTGAAAGaacatacagatcgtgttttcgttcgttacttataggaaaccgcatagaggtgaaattttgcaacgtcgcgcgtgtacgagtgcctgcgacagagcaccgccccagccggcccgaggacgggattagcaGTGTTGGCACCTCTACCGATTTTTCGGTAGATCTACCGATTTAGCCTCTTACTTTACGATATACCGAATTACCATAGTTTTCTAccgattttttactttaatagaGACAATGTTTAAAGTAAGAGAAGCAGGGGAATCGCCTTGAAACAAAAACGATTTCTGGTCTGCTAgtttaaaaggaaaaaactcATACGAGGATTAAattaaaagcttatttttttatatcaattttgtATAAGATTATTTCACTTATGGTATCTATGTGTTCTTTCCTGACtcatttaatgaattaaaaaatcaatgtaaCTTTAATTTATACAGTCTAATAAACCAGCTAAtaaaaagttgctttttttttaatatacccagcttaattctttatttaaataatattaatatggcCACTTGCACCCTACCTATTTAAGGATGACTTAACATTAGAAAGAACTTAAACCTAaccataataaattatatattaaaacatggggtttgtttaaaaaaacttaaaaacccatgtttttttatatgaacTTCTGAGATTTTTCCAAGTAGAGAAACGACAACACTGcctattataatataatacgtTCTCAATTGCATTTATAAAATCTACCGAAATCTACCGATTTTTTATAAAGCCTTTTACCGAATTCGTTAGGGTCGAGGGTGGCAACACtggggattagtaaacatctgactttcgtgggagctgcgtcgtttggcgacaaaatgtcaattttatttcgcaactcctctaaatttgttggcctactaaattgtaatgcatgcttgtaaatggtctgcttaaggtaaccccacagataaaagtcatttggagacaaatctggagatcttggaggccatttaatatcgccagtcccacttataaggcggttaggaaaagtatttggtaattcttttaccctagccgcgttataagcaggacagccatcttactgaaaataaaccgatcccaggtctacatcagctaggatttgaatggcaggaagaacttggttttgcagcaactcaaggtacttttgggcgtttaaagtgccatcaataaaaatggccctataacgtTGTCGCCCAAagtacctgcccaaacattcaatttctgaggatactgggttcgaaactgaaaacttctgtgcttgttttcctgagaccaaaaacgaacaatggaaggattgtgtttgccatgtaatggaaaaaaagattcatcagaaaacaaaatattttttaaaaaatattcgttttcatttgccttttccatcatgttTTTCATCatgtttcacaaaattccattcttcgccgctggtcttcaggaaatatttcctgagtttttgaatacttgaaacatttgtacccatattttttccagatacgagcaacagttttattgctcattcccagttgcTCTCCAatacttctagtggaccgtgtcgaatcaagttctagggtactgcaaaccatttcttcctgCCGTTCTATATCTTGGActacttcaacaggtggttcttgacgttttgtgtggcattttttacaatcttgaaaacaaaaagatgtctcaaaatttgtgaaaaaaaaacacatttaaaaccgtttttgcacaaggaaatAATAGAATAGACCGATTCTCAAATATCACTGAAAACAAATaactacattgtactgccgaattgcctccataaaaccattgaattagttgaactctttcgaaACGGGTATTAACAGCCATACtgaaaaaaaacacgaaaataacgctcaaaaattattaatgcaacgtgcagtaacacagcaaagtgagatctgctgactcccggttcaaaaaataaaaacgaaaaattccgccgcctgcaagccgcaactaAGCGGTGTTGctattattttgggtaatacgtagctcatgataacacgatctgtataagtCTCTTCAACATAACTGCTTGTAATGTAATCTTTGTAGGtataggtctaggcctgatgatgctcggATAAGGGCGAAATACGTGTAgcgtataaaattatatatatattttatgtgaCCGTGACTTGGAATTTTTCGGTTtgctttgttttttgtttggtctcttgaagaaaaattaatgatatgTTTCCATTTTCTTATATATGGTAGAATTTTCCTATAAGAACcgtaatatttctatttttaccaTTTAATCCTTGTTCTCCTGATGATGCGACAAAGTTACTCTCGAAACTAGTCACCAgcaaataggattttttttggaaatctaGACGCATATATTTGTATACGTCCTAgagtaaacattttaaaatatggacATTATACCGCAACAGTTATAATGAATATGACAGAGTTACTGGAAGTACTATTTTCTCCTAACTGTTTAAATTATCTAGCGAGGATAccttcttaaaattattttactagaTCGCAACAGTAGTAacatataattttctaaattcaatACACTCACCAATAGTCGTTATAACAACAATTGAATAAAACAAAGCTCCAGACGTGGTCCATTGTACCCTATTAGGGTCTTCGTCTCCATCCCAGCCATCTTTCGCCATAGATTTTAATAATGAGTTTTCGAATTCTTTGAGGAATTTCTCGGCCACCGGTATAAAGTCTTCTTCTTGAAGCACTCCCGATTTGTTGGTGAAGTTCCATAGGTACGTTGTAGTGTTTTCTCTGATGTATTGAATAGATTTTTTGACCTTTCAGTAAAACGAGatagtaaataaaaacttttgacTGACGACTTTTACTCACTTCAATCTCGTGATCCAACTCTAACGATTCAAAAGTGACAGCTCCCAGCCAACAGTAGCTGACCACCATGGAAATTAACGTGACATGCGAAAAAATACATCTAATAGTTTTCCAACTGTATCTCAAAAAATTGGCACAGGCACTCGGTTTTTCGAAATCCAGCGATTCTGGATCGGACCGATAGCGGGACATGTTCGCGATTTATTCCATTGAGTTTGTTTTTTCCGCAACaacaaactttttaatactAAAAGATACGGAAAGCGTTGGTTATTCGgtcaaagttttatttttagactcgCGCCTCTCGTTACTATAGTGTGATGTAAACCATGAgcgaatattttgaaaatacaaaaatttgaatcgAAAATAGAATAGGTTTTATCGCAGTTTGTATACGAGAGGCACTTTGGGTTTAATTGGAAGATTTATTACGGCAGTTAAATTGAGGAATTAAATCTGGTTTAGAGATCATAAAATGTTGTAGTGGGATAAGTTTTGTTtggcaaaataataatataggatcaataaaatgaaaactaGTTGTAATCTCCGTAAAGTTGGTTGTTCTGATATCATTCGTCTATaaaagcaattaatttttttaatttatttaaaattggagAGTAAAATGTACAATGGCGGCTTCTTCATTTTGTATGGACTTGATTGAACCATAGTATATTTTTCTCAGAGATagatttaaatatcaaattatatataaataaataaattacaactcCAAGGAAAAATTACAACTAGGGACTCTGATATTACGGAATCAGTTTTTGCTTATCAAATTCTACTATCCATATTAACTatcaaattaatgtaaaaataataattatttttttcggaTACAAACACTTTGATAATATTGCTGGATTGTCCCTATAATATTCTATTATAGGATAGATACCGATATCTCATTTCATAATAGACATGAAGGAGGGAAAACAATTTCAGCGTATATAATTCGTTGTTGTTCCTTAAACTTAACCATATCAGATCTGTTCACTAGCCTTTggaacaaaatttttataaaaatatacttgaactcttttctttatttaaaatgagtTTAATATTTGAGCCCAATTGCttcatattatattaatattatgtattaagAGTTTGTTGTCGCTAGTAGCTATTCCTATAGAAGTATCGTCAGCAAATTTTACGGTGATTCCAAGTATCGCTAGGATATTaacaaaaagaataaataataatggcgCAAGTATGTATCTCCGTGGGGCACCTATGTTAATATCGATGGTGTTAACAGGATCCGGTTCAACCCCATTTATATTCACTAAAATTTTCCTTTCGgctaagaaaaacaatattatttgaaGACAGTATGATGTAGCTTAATTTCTATAAATGCCCAGTTAACAGTACCAAAAGCCCTAGAAAGGTTAAAAATCATTCCTGCAACTATTTATTTGTCGATCATCTAATttctcttttataaaaattatcagtatttttataaaaaatatacagtcgCATTTGTTATTTCAGTGGTTTCATCCGAATACCATGTCTCAGAagacaatatttattaagaaccATCTACGTAGAGCAACTTCTTAacaatattggaaaatatgCTGACAATGGAAATTAGTCTATctaattttttacagtttggtgattcttaataataatgaaaaaaaaatttagaatattgaATCCTGAATGTCTAGAAGCGCCTAAGAtgacaatgtttaaataaattttaaaatcataattttggtGAAAAGTGATTCCAAGATCTTTAATTTCAGTATATCTGGTCAGAGGGTAATTCTCTACAGAGTAgttaaatggaataaaatttttctttggaAAATAGCAAATGATACAGCATTTAGAGTTTTaacataaaatcttttaaataatatatttctaaagtgtaaaaatatttttttccggtttttattttaatattgtagaaaaaataaatggagGAGATTTTTTGACACATAGATATATAGGATATTTGATTTtcccttaaattttatttggcgaaattatttatatttttttattttctatcaatGAAAAGGTTTCTTTAAAAGGTAACAAGGTGTATTTAGGAAATcatcctttaaatattttacttatcgAACAGTTTAGGactgttaataaatttattatatatcaacagattatcaaataattttaatataaaactataatttttctgTTAGTCAAATATATTGTTCCTGtattttaaatgctaaaaaCTAGTTTGTGTTCCAAAACTTAAAACACTTTTAGGTTATCAGggtgataaaaattaaaaaactacataaATAAAGTGGAAAACACTAAAACCTTAACTCAATTCAAAATAAgttatgcataacctaaatggacgtaatatttccattattattttatctcttAGGAGTTGTCTATGTGATAGAATACTACAGAAAccatttaaattaatgttaatgTTGTTGTTGGCACCAACTTACAAAATATTACTAGAATATGGAAAGATTAGAAttaataaacaacaattttgtttGAGTTGTGAACACGTGCTCATGGGCACGAAGGGTGATTTGTTTACAAACAGATGTTGAAATATAGCTGCCCAATATTGCTGGTCAGATATGAAATTCGTAATCAAATTAAAAGGTTCGTAATTTTAActcacttttattttatagaatcattacaatacaataaattacGGAAATTTTCACAAATACACAATCTAATTTATAGACACaacttaaaagttataatataattcaaagtactaactatagatattttaacaaaaattaatgtgattcttatttttcatattatctcAATTAAACAATGAATTCATTagaataaaacgaaaaattttactaaacaAATTAGTCGtgtgttcaaaatttttcatttcttacatggatacaaagacaaaaaaagtattgtttcctttgtaagtaaataaatatgttattctaCTATAAGGAGTAGAGGAGGCAAGGGCAGTAACtaggaggaaattaaaaattcgaacaaaattgcaaaacaagTAAATCAACTTTCAGGGgattatattttatgacaaatggCAACTACGTaaactgataatcaaaaataattaacaaatgcactttaaattactttatcaataactttttaaaactattataatttcgtgcaataaactgtgttagttcaatatttaaatttcttcgGTTATGACTTGAccctcaatttttgtttttaaattttgcggtaaaatcttaagaagtttaaaataatgaagaagcaaaaataatatatttctttgcaaatgagatttgtgaaaaaaatataattccagAGAACGGGTGCTATATTGATGATCAAGCTTAGTGaacatattatgttttatttttttgtagaaataaagACTTTTACTTACAAATAATCCTCTTATGTTTAAAACATCAAATCAGAATAAAGATTAATTGTAGGATActggatatttttatatagaattatctttaagattttgttttggCCCACCTTTAAAATCTGCAATGCGGTTTCAATCAAAGGTAAATTTTGTTCTCTTGCCTAAATCAACATTCACTATACTCCAGGCCGGTTTAGAGTATTGTCTGATAGTGACAATTTTAAGCGTTTCTTTTGCTGTTCTTAGTTCCTAATTATATTGGGTTTTAGAAAAAGTTCCtcttttaggaaatttttcatttaagtgACGAGTAAATAATCCTATGAAAGTTCTAAATTCCTTGTTTACATCGCCATTCTGAATGCCAGGTCAACTTTCAGAGTATAGTTTTGACTTTACTTAAATTTACCTTAGTTAATTGGTTTATAGCTATGGATTCCGTATTTGGTTTTGCAGAGATAGatgtttttgttttagtgtcaatataattaaaagttttttaatattctctGCCATATAATCTATTAAGGTCGGTGATATACCTGCTGATATATCATTGTGCCTTCAcaaatttttactaatttgaAGCGAAATTTAAGTTAAGTAGGTCAGTTTAGTTTTTGGTGATAATATCCACCGACACCAAGTCCATATTCAAATGTGCTTATTCGAATATCTAATTCTGGGCGAGCTTCTGAACCTATTTACACCTGATTATTTCTTGGACTATTTTAGGGATATTTTGcccttttatgatttttgatacCACGCTTTATTTCAAAGATACGgggcaaaaaaaaatgttaaccaTCCAATTTTAGTATGGCGTACTACACTGGACCTACCAAGTATGAGAAATCTAACAAGTTCGTTGTAAGATAGACCCATTGGTGACCCCAACATGGGGGTCCGACAAATGAGTCTAATTagcgatttttattaaaattaatacaattttattcgGATACCCTGTACATTAGGGGGGTACACATTTGTACAGGGGGGTTTTCGGTGATGTGTATTGAGATTGCATTGTcattgtttttctaaaaaatgcgctaatatatttttctaaaacttggCTCTCTATGAAGCCCCATAATTACCCCATAAGTACGGTAATAAGGCATTCTCATTTCTTGCATTCTAGCCTTGCCAATTCTCATGTTCTTCGGATTTATCCTAATTTCC from Anthonomus grandis grandis chromosome 7, icAntGran1.3, whole genome shotgun sequence includes the following:
- the LOC126738753 gene encoding uncharacterized protein LOC126738753, which codes for MSQRKASETYNIPRSTIISKLKAIKNNFINPPGRKCVFTKEEEQYFVQHCIVMCECGFPVTPFDLRCIIKMYLDSTGRNESRFQNNFPEKRWMEGFLLRRKGDLSKRLCSNIKRCRAAVDDQITNKYFDHLEAEVQGVPPTAIFNYDETNLVDDPGKKTVLSKRDCKYPEQIKNSTKAAVSIMMCGNAAGELCPPYVNYKAEKMWDTWTEGGPAGTRYNRSKSGWFDGSSFEDWFMSILLPKIKRSRFEKSVMIGDNLSSHISPKAIKLCEEHNIAFIALPPNSTHLTQPLDISFLRPFKINWRKVLDEWKSSSAGRRHPTVPKDVFPSLLNELFGRTKENAATNLQSGFRKAGIYPFTRDQVLARLPSSNRVNESSDYDLINKSFTAFLENVRKSETVPRIIRKKKKLNVEPGKSIGPDDINESSTSGIKKKKKSKQLN